One genomic segment of Deltaproteobacteria bacterium includes these proteins:
- a CDS encoding mannose-1-phosphate guanylyltransferase/mannose-6-phosphate isomerase, with the protein MSKFIPAIMSGGSGTRLWPVSRQSFPKQFSELFGPGLENSLFAKATMRLLPLGSPWTITVQDMQVLTEKTLNTCKVPKSDIQAQTLYEPRGRNTAAAVAFFCRVLELRDQRDAIGGVFPADQLIRDEVKFQNAVREAILFAEKGEVVTLGISPTFPATGYGYIETAGFASVNPAASASVNSAASAPVDPAAKALLATRFREKPDLKTATEFLSKGGYLWNAGMFVFKVSKMIELMKLHAPKVWAPFETLKSDLSNLKEVYDQVEVISIDFAVMERLKTHVTVPCDFDWSDVGSWDAIAAMPREAKPGGQADGGDLPIEIGGKDNFVSPYGDKSYAFVGTDDLIVVDTQDALLVAKRGQSEKVKDVVDRLKTQSHGLRATNHGFETRPWGKFEILRDTEEFKSKTITVDAGAQLSLQSHTKRAEHWIIVRGRGEVVLNDEVISVTAGSHVFIPIGAKHRMRNTEPAGSGKDLVFVEIQLGTYFGEDDITRYEDNYGRK; encoded by the coding sequence ATGTCGAAATTCATTCCTGCGATCATGTCGGGTGGAAGCGGAACCAGGCTTTGGCCAGTTTCAAGGCAGTCGTTTCCGAAACAGTTTTCCGAACTTTTTGGACCTGGCCTAGAAAACTCTCTTTTCGCAAAAGCCACCATGCGCCTTCTGCCGCTGGGTTCGCCTTGGACGATCACTGTTCAAGACATGCAGGTCCTGACAGAAAAAACTTTGAACACCTGCAAGGTGCCGAAATCCGACATTCAGGCCCAAACACTTTACGAACCGCGCGGTCGCAACACAGCCGCCGCCGTCGCATTCTTTTGCCGCGTCTTAGAACTTCGCGATCAGCGCGATGCGATCGGCGGAGTTTTTCCGGCCGATCAATTGATTCGCGACGAAGTGAAGTTTCAAAACGCTGTGCGGGAAGCGATTCTTTTTGCTGAAAAAGGCGAAGTCGTCACTCTTGGAATTAGTCCGACTTTTCCCGCGACCGGTTATGGGTACATTGAAACGGCCGGTTTCGCGTCGGTAAACCCGGCGGCAAGCGCGTCGGTTAACTCGGCGGCAAGCGCGCCAGTAGACCCGGCGGCGAAAGCGCTTCTCGCGACACGGTTTCGCGAAAAACCGGATTTGAAAACTGCGACCGAGTTTCTTTCCAAGGGGGGGTATCTTTGGAACGCCGGCATGTTTGTTTTCAAAGTTTCGAAAATGATCGAACTTATGAAACTTCACGCGCCTAAAGTTTGGGCGCCATTTGAAACCCTCAAATCGGATCTTTCGAATCTCAAAGAAGTTTATGATCAGGTCGAAGTGATCTCGATCGACTTTGCCGTGATGGAACGGTTGAAGACCCACGTGACGGTCCCATGCGATTTTGACTGGAGTGATGTTGGGTCGTGGGACGCGATCGCCGCAATGCCGCGCGAAGCGAAACCCGGTGGGCAAGCGGATGGCGGTGACTTACCAATCGAAATAGGCGGGAAAGATAACTTCGTCTCGCCCTATGGCGATAAATCTTATGCGTTTGTAGGCACAGACGACTTGATCGTTGTCGATACCCAAGACGCGTTGCTAGTTGCAAAGCGCGGGCAGTCAGAAAAAGTAAAAGACGTTGTCGACCGTTTAAAAACTCAAAGCCACGGACTTCGCGCCACGAATCACGGTTTTGAAACGCGGCCTTGGGGAAAGTTTGAAATCCTTCGCGACACGGAAGAGTTTAAATCCAAAACAATCACCGTCGATGCGGGCGCCCAGCTATCGCTTCAGTCCCACACGAAGCGCGCCGAACACTGGATCATCGTTCGCGGACGCGGCGAAGTGGTTTTGAACGATGAAGTGATCTCCGTGACAGCCGGGTCGCACGTTTTCATTCCGATCGGGGCGAAGCATCGCATGCGAAACACCGAGCCCGCAGGTTCGGGAAAGGATCTCGTCTTTGTTGAAATTCAACTTGGAACCTACTTTGGAGAAGACGACATCACCCGCTATGAGGACAATTATGGACGCAAATGA
- a CDS encoding HAMP domain-containing histidine kinase: MPTSSGDMSSTAVSSIAILGDESREAKDAAESIGAANFPFKSLTSENLKMVRAANLDVVVLPVALLSVKASHPELLGKKIIAVGPYDDANADSVLQYMQADSLFAWVDSYTTDDFQNHVMSALDQAREVKQASESLAMFFEHNQTLQRLSEELEQRIEQRRTELNDSTWRLQQSQRKSEVMHRALNAVHVSQSIPEIERQLMQILSSQNTASSEAPQIDWVRITFSSQSRLDAAPMDKRAGTVYSVATGGNGHIHFGRSPDRPFRSDDRGFLNPIAEAVTLAVTRLRSLERMEQIKHEWEQTFNAITHPVAVLDENLRLVRGNRALLKGRAPEQVVGRPCFEAVFDRKSACSGCPVMDDYTSGRFRQRRRLHSGGGQTIGGTVARTAQFRIDDQLHAQTSEVSSRPLNTDSAVSGLGESGDDAILVHLYRDATTTVQFEKRIVESSKMAELGTIGSSIAHQLNNPIGGMLSHIQLLLMDLKTLNFEGKAELEIELREMENGTRRCAEIVRDLLGFSRRADEDEAHEHDLIEIVRQAMKITELQTRSKGIRFKLDLEPSNLDVAPIQGRFNLLAQAVRAILLTLMSGSLRDFLINLKIVKSSDELTVIIGPVPLPNGSQAENHDRSGRLDLTVARQILLEHGGRLELETASNHFEMGKEQLVQRAILSLPLTKVLSP; this comes from the coding sequence ATGCCCACGTCGTCTGGTGACATGTCCAGCACGGCCGTTTCTTCGATCGCTATCTTAGGCGACGAAAGCCGCGAGGCAAAGGACGCTGCTGAGTCTATCGGCGCAGCAAATTTTCCGTTTAAAAGTCTAACAAGTGAAAATTTGAAAATGGTTCGCGCGGCCAATCTAGATGTCGTAGTTTTACCAGTCGCTTTGCTAAGTGTGAAAGCCTCTCATCCGGAATTGCTCGGCAAAAAGATCATTGCTGTTGGGCCATACGATGATGCAAATGCTGATTCTGTGCTTCAGTACATGCAAGCCGACTCTCTTTTTGCTTGGGTCGATTCCTATACAACGGATGATTTTCAAAATCACGTAATGTCCGCGCTCGATCAGGCTCGAGAAGTAAAGCAAGCTAGCGAATCGCTTGCTATGTTTTTCGAACACAATCAAACTTTGCAGCGACTTTCGGAAGAACTTGAACAGCGAATTGAGCAGCGCCGAACCGAACTTAATGACAGTACTTGGCGACTGCAACAAAGCCAGCGAAAAAGCGAAGTCATGCATCGCGCTTTAAACGCCGTTCACGTCAGCCAAAGTATTCCCGAAATAGAGCGCCAACTGATGCAAATCCTAAGTTCCCAAAATACGGCGAGTAGCGAAGCTCCGCAAATTGATTGGGTGCGAATCACTTTCTCGTCGCAAAGTCGCCTTGACGCAGCACCAATGGATAAACGAGCGGGCACCGTTTACTCGGTGGCAACGGGCGGCAATGGGCATATACACTTTGGCAGATCGCCGGATCGCCCCTTTCGTTCAGATGACCGTGGGTTTTTGAATCCGATCGCCGAAGCAGTGACGTTAGCCGTTACTAGGTTGCGGTCCCTCGAGCGAATGGAACAAATCAAACATGAGTGGGAACAGACATTCAATGCGATCACTCATCCGGTTGCAGTGTTGGACGAGAATCTTCGTCTGGTTCGTGGCAACCGCGCACTCCTAAAGGGCCGCGCTCCTGAACAAGTGGTCGGTCGGCCCTGTTTTGAAGCCGTATTTGACCGAAAGTCAGCCTGCTCGGGTTGCCCGGTAATGGACGATTACACGTCGGGCCGATTTCGCCAGCGACGAAGATTGCACTCAGGCGGCGGACAAACCATTGGCGGAACCGTCGCGCGCACAGCACAATTTCGTATCGACGATCAATTACATGCACAGACGAGCGAGGTTAGTTCGCGACCGTTGAATACCGATTCCGCCGTTAGCGGACTTGGCGAAAGCGGCGACGATGCGATTTTAGTTCATTTGTATCGTGACGCCACAACCACCGTTCAATTCGAAAAGCGTATCGTCGAATCATCCAAAATGGCGGAACTCGGTACGATCGGCTCAAGCATCGCGCATCAATTAAACAATCCCATAGGCGGAATGCTTAGTCACATCCAGCTTCTTTTGATGGATTTAAAAACTTTGAATTTCGAAGGAAAGGCGGAACTCGAAATCGAACTTCGAGAGATGGAAAATGGAACCCGCCGCTGTGCTGAAATCGTTCGCGATCTACTAGGTTTTTCTAGACGCGCCGATGAAGACGAAGCTCACGAACATGATTTGATTGAAATCGTTCGCCAAGCCATGAAAATCACAGAGCTTCAGACGAGATCAAAAGGCATCAGATTCAAACTTGATCTCGAACCGTCAAATCTTGACGTGGCGCCAATTCAAGGACGCTTCAATCTTTTGGCGCAAGCTGTGCGCGCCATTTTGCTGACGTTAATGTCCGGCAGTCTTCGCGATTTCTTAATCAACTTAAAAATCGTAAAGAGTTCCGACGAGCTAACTGTGATCATTGGACCAGTGCCGTTGCCAAACGGTAGCCAAGCCGAGAACCATGATCGCAGCGGCCGCCTTGATTTAACTGTTGCTCGTCAAATATTGCTCGAACACGGAGGCCGTCTTGAATTGGAAACGGCGTCCAATCATTTCGAAATGGGCAAGGAACAACTGGTCCAGCGGGCAATTCTTTCCCTTCCGTTAACAAAAGTCCTTAGCCCATAG
- the glmU gene encoding bifunctional UDP-N-acetylglucosamine diphosphorylase/glucosamine-1-phosphate N-acetyltransferase GlmU, whose product MSSSSATTSTLPLSVIVLAAGKGTRMKSPLPKVLHPVVGLPMVMRVLNAAKSIGAKELRVVVGYGEALVRRVIEPMGATAFPQKEQRGTADAVMSAEPGSLKGTVIILTGDNPLLEPSDLKHVLAEFYEMKADVAVVTAEMKKPGSLGRIVRQKGELKAIVEAGDAGTDTLKIREVNSGMYVAKAEVLAELLPKVKPNNSKGELYLTDIIAIGLEERFKVIAIKARPEVAFGVNDQAELAVASRVVFNRNRKKLLENGVVMVDPRTVYAEDDVVIGGGTVVYPNVYLRGATKIGSYCVLEPGVHIISSSVADSTHIKAGCYFENAVVGEKVQIGPYARLRPETMVGREAHIGNFVELKKTTFGARSKAGHLTYLGDATIGEDVNIGCGTITCNYAADRKKYQTVIESGVFVGSDVQFVAPITVGEGAVIASGSTITENVPAKALAVARGRQVNKADWSPKK is encoded by the coding sequence ATGAGCAGTTCATCAGCCACGACCTCGACCTTGCCTCTTTCTGTTATCGTGCTTGCCGCAGGCAAAGGCACCCGAATGAAATCACCTTTACCTAAAGTGCTTCATCCCGTTGTCGGGCTGCCGATGGTGATGCGCGTTTTAAACGCTGCAAAATCGATAGGAGCAAAAGAACTTCGTGTTGTCGTTGGATACGGCGAAGCCTTGGTGCGACGAGTGATCGAGCCTATGGGCGCAACCGCGTTTCCGCAAAAAGAGCAGCGGGGAACTGCGGACGCTGTGATGTCGGCCGAGCCAGGATCTTTAAAAGGCACCGTTATTATTTTAACTGGCGACAATCCTTTGCTTGAGCCTTCGGATTTAAAGCATGTTCTCGCAGAATTTTACGAAATGAAAGCCGATGTCGCCGTTGTCACAGCCGAAATGAAAAAACCTGGGTCGTTGGGGCGTATCGTCCGACAAAAAGGTGAACTGAAGGCCATCGTTGAAGCGGGCGACGCGGGTACGGACACGTTAAAAATTCGTGAAGTGAACAGCGGCATGTACGTCGCAAAAGCGGAAGTACTCGCGGAGCTTCTTCCGAAAGTGAAGCCGAACAATTCTAAAGGCGAGCTCTACCTGACCGACATCATCGCGATTGGCTTAGAAGAGCGGTTTAAAGTGATTGCCATCAAAGCGCGCCCCGAAGTGGCATTTGGCGTTAACGATCAAGCAGAGCTCGCGGTAGCGTCGCGAGTTGTTTTCAATCGCAATCGAAAAAAGCTTTTAGAAAATGGCGTCGTGATGGTGGATCCGCGAACGGTTTACGCCGAGGACGATGTTGTGATCGGAGGCGGCACGGTCGTTTATCCGAACGTCTATTTGCGCGGCGCCACCAAGATCGGTAGCTACTGTGTGCTTGAACCAGGTGTGCATATTATTTCTTCGTCGGTCGCCGATAGCACGCATATCAAAGCTGGCTGCTATTTTGAAAACGCTGTCGTCGGCGAGAAAGTTCAGATTGGGCCCTACGCGCGCCTCCGACCAGAAACAATGGTTGGTCGCGAAGCGCACATCGGAAATTTTGTGGAACTGAAAAAAACCACCTTTGGTGCACGCTCTAAAGCAGGACATTTGACATATTTGGGCGACGCGACCATAGGCGAGGATGTTAATATTGGCTGCGGAACGATCACGTGTAACTACGCGGCTGACCGAAAGAAATATCAAACTGTCATCGAAAGCGGCGTCTTCGTGGGAAGCGATGTTCAGTTTGTTGCGCCGATCACGGTTGGCGAAGGTGCGGTGATCGCATCGGGGTCGACAATCACCGAAAATGTGCCGGCAAAAGCTTTGGCTGTTGCCCGCGGCCGACAAGTGAACAAGGCCGACTGGTCGCCTAAAAAGTAA
- a CDS encoding DUF2817 domain-containing protein → MTTTTHLECWKKTALGTAIPLASSRPLTELAGERPILLFGGVHGDEPEGVRLAEDTLRALEAWSVTTQMVPWIIIPCLNVDGFKAGTRVNARGVDLNRNYPSKDWTPTADQPRYNPGPSPMSEPEVQGIVELVETHDPRLLIHCHSWEPCIVATGPRAQTDGGRLSASSGYKLVPEIGYPTPGSLSRYGWHDKQVPVICIEEQEKLTDLAQIWPRFEKAMRGIFTDHSARRPPGQLRTHQNFGQGGGL, encoded by the coding sequence TTGACCACAACCACACATCTTGAGTGTTGGAAAAAAACCGCGCTGGGAACAGCCATTCCCTTGGCCTCCTCACGTCCGCTGACAGAACTTGCCGGGGAGCGTCCGATTTTACTTTTTGGCGGTGTTCACGGCGACGAGCCCGAGGGCGTTAGGTTAGCTGAAGACACTCTTCGCGCACTTGAAGCTTGGTCAGTCACTACGCAGATGGTCCCTTGGATCATCATCCCGTGTTTGAATGTCGATGGCTTCAAGGCGGGGACTCGGGTGAACGCGCGCGGCGTTGATCTTAATCGCAATTATCCTTCTAAGGATTGGACGCCGACAGCTGATCAACCCCGTTACAATCCTGGCCCGTCGCCGATGAGCGAACCAGAAGTGCAAGGGATTGTCGAATTAGTCGAAACTCATGATCCAAGACTTTTGATTCATTGTCATTCGTGGGAACCCTGCATCGTCGCAACGGGCCCACGGGCGCAGACCGACGGCGGACGACTTTCCGCTAGTAGCGGATACAAACTTGTTCCTGAAATTGGGTATCCCACTCCTGGCTCGCTCAGTCGCTACGGCTGGCACGACAAACAGGTCCCAGTCATTTGCATCGAAGAGCAAGAGAAGTTAACGGATCTCGCTCAAATATGGCCACGGTTTGAAAAAGCGATGCGCGGTATTTTTACGGATCACAGCGCACGGCGCCCACCGGGGCAATTGCGAACGCATCAGAACTTCGGGCAAGGTGGCGGTCTTTGA
- the glmS gene encoding glutamine--fructose-6-phosphate transaminase (isomerizing), whose protein sequence is MCGIVGYFGAKDPKEVIVGGLKRLEYRGYDSAGVAILDSVGVPAGSPAGSMKIKVVRASGKLAELSKKLETEKFSGRLGIGHTRWATHGVPSERNAHPHSVDGVSLVHNGIIENYQEIKAELIRGGSEIKSDTDSELVAHLIAAKVKETGDLFKAVELVLPRLTGAYAILAMWEKQPEVMVAFKNGPPLVIGLGDKEMIVASDVQAIISHTNKVVYLDDHEIALCKGSELQVFSASGQAIKKEIATITWSADQVEKAGFKHFMLKEIFEQPRAVANAIAPHIDLKTKTVHLSEVGISDEALQKIERIFIIACGTSYYAGMAGKYLVEEISRVPVECDIASEFRYRAPVIPKNSLVITISQSGETADTLAAIRLAKQAGATTLSICNVRASSIDREAHGRLYMNSGPEIGVASTKAFVSTLAILNLLALTFGRLHGHVSTAVEQSAVESLLGLPAQMETVLSYDKFFAESAAKLKAYRGILFMGRGINYPIALEGALKLKELAYMHAEGYAAGEMKHGPLALIDDRMLILMVCPNDKNYEKTLSNLEEARARGGKIVSIGTGDNHELKAVSDDYLALPKASWMLNPILASIPVQLLAYHVADAMGHDVDQPRNLAKSVTVE, encoded by the coding sequence ATGTGTGGAATAGTTGGTTACTTCGGTGCGAAAGATCCCAAAGAAGTCATCGTCGGTGGTCTGAAGCGCCTTGAATACCGAGGCTACGATAGTGCAGGTGTTGCGATTTTAGATTCTGTGGGCGTGCCGGCCGGCTCACCAGCTGGATCGATGAAGATCAAAGTCGTTCGCGCTTCTGGGAAGCTAGCAGAGCTTTCAAAAAAGTTAGAAACCGAAAAGTTTTCTGGCCGACTTGGCATCGGCCACACTCGCTGGGCGACACACGGTGTACCTAGCGAGCGAAATGCTCACCCACATTCGGTTGATGGCGTGTCGCTGGTTCACAACGGTATCATTGAAAATTATCAAGAGATCAAAGCCGAGCTGATTCGCGGCGGTTCGGAAATCAAAAGCGACACGGATTCCGAATTAGTTGCGCACTTGATTGCCGCAAAGGTCAAAGAGACTGGCGACCTGTTTAAAGCAGTGGAGCTTGTATTGCCGCGCTTGACGGGTGCCTACGCGATTTTAGCTATGTGGGAAAAGCAACCAGAGGTCATGGTTGCCTTCAAAAATGGTCCGCCTTTGGTGATCGGCCTTGGCGACAAGGAAATGATTGTCGCAAGTGATGTTCAAGCGATTATCAGCCATACGAATAAAGTCGTTTACTTAGATGATCACGAAATTGCTTTGTGCAAGGGAAGCGAGCTTCAGGTTTTTTCGGCCTCAGGCCAAGCCATCAAAAAAGAAATCGCGACAATCACTTGGTCCGCCGATCAAGTTGAAAAAGCCGGCTTTAAGCATTTCATGTTAAAGGAAATTTTCGAGCAGCCTCGCGCGGTGGCCAACGCGATTGCCCCGCACATTGATCTCAAGACCAAAACTGTTCACTTGTCCGAAGTCGGAATTTCTGACGAAGCACTGCAGAAAATTGAACGGATTTTCATCATCGCTTGCGGAACTAGCTACTACGCAGGAATGGCCGGAAAGTACCTAGTCGAAGAAATTTCCCGAGTTCCAGTTGAGTGCGATATCGCAAGCGAATTTCGATATCGCGCTCCGGTAATTCCGAAAAATTCCTTGGTCATCACGATTTCGCAATCCGGTGAAACGGCCGACACATTGGCTGCAATTCGCCTAGCTAAACAGGCCGGCGCAACAACACTTTCCATTTGCAACGTGCGTGCTTCGTCGATCGATCGCGAAGCGCACGGTCGGCTTTATATGAATTCTGGTCCTGAAATTGGTGTGGCATCCACGAAGGCTTTCGTATCGACTCTTGCCATTTTGAATCTGCTGGCGCTGACGTTTGGTCGCCTTCATGGGCACGTCTCGACAGCGGTCGAGCAAAGCGCAGTCGAGTCGTTGCTGGGGCTTCCTGCTCAAATGGAAACGGTGCTTTCCTATGATAAATTTTTTGCCGAATCTGCGGCAAAACTGAAAGCCTATCGCGGAATTCTGTTTATGGGTCGTGGGATCAATTATCCGATCGCACTTGAAGGAGCGTTGAAGCTAAAAGAGCTCGCTTATATGCACGCCGAAGGTTACGCCGCTGGCGAGATGAAACACGGACCGTTAGCGTTGATTGACGATCGCATGTTGATCTTGATGGTTTGTCCTAACGATAAAAATTACGAAAAGACGCTTTCCAACCTGGAAGAAGCCCGCGCTCGCGGCGGAAAAATTGTTTCGATCGGCACCGGCGACAATCACGAATTGAAAGCCGTCAGCGACGATTATCTTGCTCTACCTAAGGCGAGCTGGATGTTGAATCCGATTTTGGCGTCGATTCCGGTCCAGCTTTTGGCCTATCACGTGGCCGACGCAATGGGGCATGATGTGGATCAGCCAAGGAACCTCGCGAAGTCTGTCACAGTCGAATAA
- a CDS encoding polysaccharide deacetylase family protein, with translation MKIRTLFRSSSVCTTAWFLTIASASAATVDFPGQPLEIVKAYRYLEARSADFTLEFDTELDSKKGNVLNTKLYARLWATRVIREEAAHKLAESMLRTAMVVRTPEGHTAFRNAEARKTEADVFNELSQQYISGLPLVDDVIEALGHMDAEAMTAKYKEVHRDLLARVPSIYKAERRAKFENNWGQDSEVSDWRKRAKTEAPAAIIKSMDDAIRRYARSQYNSTREPASTRTTAAAGRYGPSTGATGNLTGREFPSKMWALTYDDGPAKQTDEILTALAKRNMKATFFWLSKNAPSYATTAVARAKNEGHGLANHSATHAQLTKVSSAALDREILSSTSDLEAIYGQKLGFFRLPYGAGRNDTSIRTRIEKAGLVHVYWNVDTLDWQDRNPTTVYQRTMKQVNQQGRGVILFHDIHSQTVTASARVMDDLKSQGSRVVTMQEALSVLNGEIP, from the coding sequence ATGAAAATCCGCACTTTATTCCGTTCAAGTTCCGTCTGCACTACCGCATGGTTTTTGACGATCGCGTCGGCGTCGGCTGCGACCGTTGATTTCCCAGGTCAGCCCCTTGAAATCGTTAAGGCCTATCGCTATCTCGAGGCAAGGTCGGCCGATTTCACTTTGGAATTCGACACAGAACTGGATTCAAAAAAAGGCAATGTCTTGAATACGAAACTCTACGCTCGCCTTTGGGCGACAAGAGTTATTCGCGAAGAGGCGGCTCACAAGCTCGCGGAATCTATGCTTCGCACGGCCATGGTGGTTAGAACTCCAGAAGGCCACACAGCCTTTCGCAACGCAGAGGCTCGGAAAACAGAAGCCGATGTTTTCAACGAGCTGTCTCAGCAATACATTTCTGGCCTCCCACTTGTTGACGACGTCATAGAGGCGTTAGGGCACATGGATGCAGAGGCGATGACCGCAAAATACAAAGAGGTTCATCGAGATCTGTTGGCGCGTGTTCCCAGTATTTATAAGGCCGAAAGAAGGGCGAAATTCGAGAACAATTGGGGACAAGATTCCGAAGTTAGCGATTGGCGAAAGCGGGCGAAGACAGAGGCACCGGCAGCGATCATAAAATCGATGGATGATGCCATTCGTCGCTACGCCAGATCGCAATACAATTCTACGCGTGAGCCAGCATCTACGCGCACAACGGCCGCTGCCGGACGTTATGGGCCGTCGACAGGCGCGACTGGAAACCTCACGGGTCGCGAATTTCCAAGCAAAATGTGGGCGCTGACTTATGACGACGGCCCGGCAAAACAAACAGACGAAATTCTGACAGCTCTTGCGAAACGAAACATGAAGGCCACATTTTTCTGGCTTTCGAAAAATGCTCCGAGCTATGCGACAACAGCCGTCGCAAGGGCAAAAAATGAAGGCCATGGGCTTGCGAATCATTCGGCGACCCACGCCCAATTGACAAAGGTGTCTTCGGCCGCTCTTGATCGCGAAATTTTAAGTTCAACGTCGGACCTTGAGGCGATTTACGGGCAAAAGCTTGGTTTTTTCCGGCTGCCTTATGGCGCTGGACGAAATGACACATCCATTCGTACGCGAATTGAAAAAGCGGGACTTGTTCACGTTTATTGGAATGTCGACACGCTCGATTGGCAGGACCGAAATCCTACGACGGTCTATCAGCGGACGATGAAGCAAGTGAACCAACAGGGACGTGGCGTGATTTTGTTTCATGACATTCACTCGCAAACTGTCACGGCATCGGCCCGGGTGATGGACGATTTAAAATCACAAGGTTCGCGAGTCGTGACTATGCAGGAAGCACTCTCGGTCTTGAACGGAGAGATCCCGTGA
- a CDS encoding HAD family hydrolase, with the protein MSFFRHVTFDLDDTLLDTSGGLIPIAARRAMEVIVREKTTDLSIREAMIEALMIRRTAILREQPRAEVWTSLADGNAVLGEAARQIFLRPPLENIPAGTVRLTDGAFELLKWTKGNSTLHLVTSGDSAVQTEKINRLGIGDFFETIQIVEARPSLPNGKGPKYEAFLRTREKYSDVPAKSFLSIGNRVDTDLGEAKLLDWRTVWIRHGEHAHLAPAKPSEIPDFEVATPSELLSIWRQQFQERITP; encoded by the coding sequence TTGAGTTTTTTTCGCCATGTGACGTTCGACTTGGACGATACACTTCTTGATACCTCAGGCGGACTTATACCGATCGCTGCTCGGCGCGCGATGGAAGTGATTGTTCGAGAAAAAACCACCGACTTAAGCATTCGTGAGGCAATGATCGAGGCTCTGATGATCCGACGAACCGCGATCTTGCGCGAACAGCCGCGCGCCGAAGTTTGGACAAGCCTCGCCGACGGAAATGCAGTGCTGGGCGAAGCGGCAAGACAGATTTTCCTTCGTCCCCCGTTAGAAAATATTCCAGCCGGCACCGTTCGATTGACCGACGGAGCATTCGAACTTTTGAAGTGGACGAAAGGGAATTCAACTCTCCACCTCGTGACCTCAGGGGATTCGGCCGTTCAGACGGAAAAAATCAATCGCCTTGGCATCGGCGATTTTTTTGAAACGATTCAAATCGTCGAAGCAAGGCCCTCCTTGCCCAATGGCAAGGGTCCAAAGTACGAAGCCTTCTTACGAACCCGTGAAAAATACAGTGATGTTCCTGCGAAAAGTTTCTTGTCTATCGGAAACCGCGTCGACACCGATCTCGGAGAAGCGAAGCTTTTAGACTGGCGAACGGTTTGGATTCGGCACGGCGAACATGCCCATCTTGCGCCAGCGAAACCATCTGAAATTCCGGATTTCGAAGTCGCTACACCGAGCGAACTCTTGTCGATCTGGCGACAACAATTTCAAGAGAGGATCACGCCGTAA
- a CDS encoding transketolase — translation MRKSVIDMAFAGSSVHIGCAFSLIEIVSTLLSDVMDLGEGESDPNRDRIFLSKGHGVMALYVGYEAIGWLERVHLEKYFSDGSLLHGLAEARVPMLEVSAGSLGHGLPVAVGYALGKKRNGQPGHVYCIVGDGEMNEGSMWEALLFAGHHKLDNLTVIVDANGHQAMGRIPEILNMEPFADKFRAFGFETSDIDGHSIQALKAIFESNLLKTGKPKAIVARTVKGKGVSFMEDNNEWHYRRLTPELLEVAGKELAAQVRKEVDHA, via the coding sequence ATGCGAAAGTCCGTGATCGACATGGCTTTTGCTGGAAGCTCTGTCCACATCGGCTGCGCGTTTTCGCTGATAGAAATCGTCTCGACACTTCTTTCCGATGTTATGGATCTTGGAGAAGGTGAATCGGATCCAAACCGCGACCGGATTTTTCTTTCCAAGGGCCACGGGGTCATGGCGCTTTATGTTGGCTATGAAGCCATCGGGTGGCTCGAAAGAGTTCACTTAGAAAAATACTTTTCAGATGGCTCTCTTCTTCACGGTTTGGCAGAAGCGCGCGTGCCGATGTTGGAAGTCTCTGCCGGTTCTTTGGGTCACGGACTTCCGGTCGCAGTCGGTTATGCGCTTGGAAAAAAGCGAAATGGTCAGCCAGGCCACGTGTACTGCATCGTTGGCGACGGCGAGATGAATGAAGGTTCCATGTGGGAAGCGCTGTTGTTCGCAGGTCACCACAAACTTGATAATCTCACAGTCATTGTCGATGCCAATGGACACCAAGCAATGGGCCGCATTCCCGAAATCTTGAACATGGAACCTTTCGCCGATAAATTTCGCGCCTTTGGTTTCGAAACTTCTGACATCGATGGGCACTCTATCCAGGCTTTAAAAGCGATCTTTGAAAGTAATCTGTTGAAAACTGGAAAGCCCAAAGCCATTGTCGCCCGCACCGTCAAAGGTAAAGGTGTTTCGTTTATGGAAGACAACAATGAGTGGCATTACCGCAGGCTCACGCCTGAACTGCTTGAAGTTGCCGGAAAAGAACTGGCGGCCCAAGTGCGTAAAGAGGTGGACCATGCGTGA